The window GCCGATGTCGCTGATGGGGCGGCCGGGCTTCACCGCGGCGATGCCCACGTCCAGGCACTCGCGGGTCACCTTCACCAACCGCTGGCTCTCCGCGTCCACGTTGCCCACGAAGTACGTCGCCGAGCAATCCCCGTGCACGCCATCCAGGTAGATGGTGATGTCGAGGTTGACGATGTCGCCGTCCTCCAGCGCGCGGCTGTCCGGGATGCCGTGGCAGATGACCTCGTTGACGGAGGTGCACAGCGACTTGGGGAAGCCGTGGTAGTTGAGCGTGCTCGGGTAGCCGCCCCGACGGATGTACGCCTCGTGGGTGATGGCATCCAGTTCGTCGGTGGTGATGCCCGGGCGCACGTGGGACGCGACCTCCTGGAGCACCTCCGCGGCGGCCTTGCAGGCGCGGCGCATGCGGGCGATGACGTCCGGGGAGCGGATCTCCGAATCGCTGACGCGACGCTGCGGCCGGCCCGTGAGCGCGTAGTCCGGCCGGGGGATGTTCATCGGCACGTCGCGGCGGGGGCTGATGACGCCCGGGCGGATGCCCTTGCGAGCGACCTCCGGGCCCTTCTTGCGCGCCTCGACGGCGTCGGCGCCCCGGTGGCACTTCTTGTACTTGGTGCCGCTGCCGCACCAGCAGGCGTCATTGGGCCCGGGGAGGACGGCGGGGGCGGAGCGGGGAACGGCGGTGGTCATCGCTCACCTCCCACCAGCGAAGCGTCCGGCCTGCGGGCGAGCAGCCAGCGCATCACCTGGGGGCGCAGCCACAAGCGCGGTCGCCCGGTCCCCAGGTCCAGCACGGGGCGCGGCATGTCCGGATAGCGGCGCAGGTAGGTGCTGACGCTGTTGGCGTGACGGAGCTGGAGCAGCCCCGCCACCCCCTGGGCGTCGATGAGGTCTTCGGTCTTCACCATGGGACACATAGGAGGTTGTCTATACCCTTAGACATGCGTCGGCGCACGGGTTCTTTCCAGGTCGCCCGCCTGGAGGCCGGGAGGGCTCACTCCACGACTTCGTGGAGCATCTCCCCGACGTGCTGGGCCCGGGGGCGCTCTCCGTCATCGCCGGCGGGGGCGAGCGCCGAGGCCGGCCTCAGGGCTCCGGACACTCCACGTAGGCGTCCGGGCTCCCGGGAGACTCACGGCGATAGCACAGGCGATACGTGCGCTTCTTCGTCCTGGACCCAGGCTCGTAGATGCGGCCATCCCGCGAGGACTTCGCGGAGCGGGCCCACTCACGCACCGACTCCTGGACCTCCAGCTCGCGAGGAAACCCCGCCCCCACGACGGAGACCTTCGCCGTCGACTCGCGGCGGCGCTCGCCCCTGAAGATGCCCCACTTCACGGAGGCGATGGAGCGCAGCGCGCCCGCCTGCCATTCCCAGTACGACAGCTCCTCGACCGACTGGAGGTTCGTCGTGACGCGCAGGACCTGTCGCACCGGGTCGGTGAGGTTCTCGACGGTGACCTCGGTGGAGAAGCGACCGGGCTCGGCCAGCCCGGGCAGGAACGGCAGCGGGATGGCGCAGAAGGTGTCCGCCGCGCCCGACGGGTGCAGCACGACGCCCTCCAGCAACGTCTCCTCGCCGCACACCGTCCCCCGGGCCACGAGGAGGAGGTCCTCCGAGTCCACGGACAGGACGCGCGCGCGAATGAGCTCCAGCCGCGCCGAAGCGGGCACGGTCGCCTCGCGGCACGCCTTCGCCTCGAGGGGGCCCCCCAGGTGCACGGACTGGAGCAGCGCGCGCAGCGCGGGAGTCGACTTCTCCGCCGCCACCTGTCTCGCCAGCACCTCCGGCACCGCCTTCACGCGCCGGGCGGACGGACACTCCACCGTCGAGCGCACCTCGGGCGCGGCGAGCTCGCGAACCTGTCGACCGGAGGCGGAGGGCGGGGGCTCCGCGAGGACTTCCCGCGCGCAGCCCAGCAGAGCCAGGA of the Myxococcus stipitatus genome contains:
- the map gene encoding type I methionyl aminopeptidase translates to MTTAVPRSAPAVLPGPNDACWCGSGTKYKKCHRGADAVEARKKGPEVARKGIRPGVISPRRDVPMNIPRPDYALTGRPQRRVSDSEIRSPDVIARMRRACKAAAEVLQEVASHVRPGITTDELDAITHEAYIRRGGYPSTLNYHGFPKSLCTSVNEVICHGIPDSRALEDGDIVNLDITIYLDGVHGDCSATYFVGNVDAESQRLVKVTRECLDVGIAAVKPGRPISDIGRAIEAHATQNGMSVVRAYCGHGIGETFHTSLQIPHYYEPDADTVMQPGMIFTVEPMINLGGWGHRTWDDGWTAVTADGSRSAQFEHTLLVTEQGAEVLTVA